GCCAGAGCCGGGGCGGCTCGGAAGGACCGGGCGGAGGCAGACCCGAGCAACCTCCGGTGCCGATCGCGATCGTCCCGGCCATCAGGGGCCCCATCGCGAGCACCTACGCCGCCACCGCAACCCTTCGCGCCGACGCCGAGGCCGAGATCCTGGCCCGCGTGTCCGGCGTGGTCCAGGGACTGCGCGCCGAGGAGGGCGACGCGGTCGACGCCAACGCGCCGCTGCTGCAGGTGGAGAACGACGAGTACCGGCTCCGCGTGAAGCAGGCGAAGGCGCGCACGGCGAACCTGCGCGCCCGCTTCGAACGTCTCGAGGACATGGTCGACAAGCGTCTGGTCAGCCAGGAGGAATTCGACACCGCCGAGGCCGACCTGGCCAGCGCCGAGGCCGACGAGGAACTCGCCGCGCTGGAACTGAGCTATACGACGGTGCGCTCGCCGTTCCGCGGACGCGTGGTGGAGCGTCTGGTCGATCCCGGCCAGAACGTGAGCGTGGGCACTCCCCTGTTCCGTGTGGCCGACCTCGATCCCCTGCTGGCCGAAGTCCACGTGCCGAGCAAGGAGTTCCGGCGGCTGCAGACCGAACAGACCGTCGAGCTCGTGCTCGACAGTGACGGAACCCGCCTCGACGGCAGGATCGACCGCGTGAGTCCCGTGATCGACCCCAACAGCGGAACGATCAAGGTGACCGTCGAGATCCCCGAGTACCCGGCCTCGGTCCGTCCCGGCGACTTCGCCGAAGTGCACATCGTGACCGAGCGCCGTGAGGGCCGCACGCTGGTACCGCGCAACGCCGTGGTCACGGAGAAGGGCGAGACCGTGGTGTTCGTCGAGGCCGGTGGGAAGGCCGAGCGCCGCGCGGTGAGCACGGGCTTCTCCGACGACGAACACGTCGAGATCGTCGACGGCGTGAATCCCGGTGAACACGTCGTGATCAAGGGCCAACGCTCGCTGCGCCACGGGCAGAGAGTGCGCGTGCTCGAGGAGGACACTACGGGCGAGGCCCGGGCTCGATGAGGAACTTCATCGCTCTGGCCGTCCGGCGCCGGGTGAGCGTGATCATGGCCGCGCTCGCCGTCGTCGTGTTCGGTGTGGTGGGCTACCAGCGCCTGGCGATCGAGCTCTTCCCCGACATGAGCCATCCCTCCATCACCGTTCAGACCGACTTCCCCGACACCGCGCCCCAGGAGATCGAGACCCTCGTCACGCGCCCCGTCGAAGAGGCGGTCGGCGTGCTCCGCGGCCTCACCACCATGCGGTCGGTGTCGCGGCCGGGTGTGAGCGAGGTCACGTTGCAGTTCGAATGGGGCAGCGACATGGACATGCTGTCCATGGAGGTCCGCGAGAAGCTCGACCGGTTGATCCTCCCGGAGGGCGCCGACGATCCCATCGTCCTGCGATTCGATCCGTCGCTCGATCCCGTGGTGCGGCTGGCCGTGCACGGCAGCGACGACCTCGTGGCCATGCGTCGGCTGTCCGAACGCCAGATCAAGCAGGACTTCGAGACCCTTCGCGGCGTCGCCAGCGCCGAGGTCAAGGGCGGGCTCGAGGACGAGATCCAGATCGAGATCGACCAGGAGCGGCTGGCCGCCCTGGGCATTCCCCTGGATCGGGTGCGCGGTGTGGTCGGCGCCTCGAACGTGAACCTGCCCGGCGGAGCGCTGCGCGGCCGCGAGTCGCAGTACCTGGTCCGCACGGTCAACGAGTTCGACACCGTGGAGGAGATCGCCGATCTGGTCGTGTTCCAGAACGAGGCCGCCTCGGTGCGTCTTCGCGACGTGGCCGACGTGCGGATGGGCACGAAGGAGCGCGAGGAGATCACCCGCGTCGATCGCGAGGAGTCGGTCGAGATCTCCATCTACAAGGAGGGCGACGCCAACTCGGTGACCGTGGCGCGCTCGCTGCAGGACCGCATCGCGGACTGGAACGGCGGCAAGCTGCCACCGGGCATGGAGATGACCGTGCTCTTCGACCAGAGCACCTTCATCGAGAACTCCATCGCCGAGGTCCGCAGCGCTGCGCTCATCGGCGGTGTGCTGGCGATCGTCGTCCTGCTGCTGTTCCTGCGCGATCTACGGAGCACCCTGATCATCGCGCTGTCCATTCCCCTGTCGGTCGTGGCCACTTTCGTGCTGATGTACCGCATGGACATCTCCTTGAACATCATGTCCCTGGGTGGGCTGACCCTCGGCATCGGGATGCTGGTGGACAACTCCATCGTGGTGCTCGAGTCGATCCATCGCGCGCGCGGGCGCGGCCTCGACCTCGCCCGCGCTGCGGTCGCGGGGACCAGCGAAGTCGGTGCGGCCGTCGTGGCCTCGACCCTCACCACCGTCGCGGTGTTCCTTCCCATCGTGTTCGTGGAGGGCGTGGCGGGACAGCTGTTCCGGGACCAGGCCCTGACCGTGACCTTCTCGCTGCTCGCCTCGCTCGTGGTGGCGATCACCGTGATCCCGATGGCCAGCGCCATCGGCGGCCGGGTGCGGGCGGCCGTGGGCACGAAGAGCGAACTCGAAGGCCCTCTGTTCACGATGGGTGCGGTTTCGCGCGGCTACGACGGACTTCTGCGCGGCGCGCTGCGCGCGCGCGTCGTCACTCTGCTGATCGGCTTCGGCCTGTTCGCCGCCTCGATCCTCGCGATCGGGCGCATGGGCACGGAGCTGATCCCGCAGCTCACCCAGGGCGAGTTCTACGTCGAGGTGAACATGCCCGAGGGAACCTCGCTGCCCGCGACCGACGACGTGGTCCGGACGAT
This region of Candidatus Krumholzibacteriia bacterium genomic DNA includes:
- a CDS encoding efflux RND transporter periplasmic adaptor subunit — translated: MPIAIVPAIRGPIASTYAATATLRADAEAEILARVSGVVQGLRAEEGDAVDANAPLLQVENDEYRLRVKQAKARTANLRARFERLEDMVDKRLVSQEEFDTAEADLASAEADEELAALELSYTTVRSPFRGRVVERLVDPGQNVSVGTPLFRVADLDPLLAEVHVPSKEFRRLQTEQTVELVLDSDGTRLDGRIDRVSPVIDPNSGTIKVTVEIPEYPASVRPGDFAEVHIVTERREGRTLVPRNAVVTEKGETVVFVEAGGKAERRAVSTGFSDDEHVEIVDGVNPGEHVVIKGQRSLRHGQRVRVLEEDTTGEARAR
- a CDS encoding efflux RND transporter permease subunit, translating into MRNFIALAVRRRVSVIMAALAVVVFGVVGYQRLAIELFPDMSHPSITVQTDFPDTAPQEIETLVTRPVEEAVGVLRGLTTMRSVSRPGVSEVTLQFEWGSDMDMLSMEVREKLDRLILPEGADDPIVLRFDPSLDPVVRLAVHGSDDLVAMRRLSERQIKQDFETLRGVASAEVKGGLEDEIQIEIDQERLAALGIPLDRVRGVVGASNVNLPGGALRGRESQYLVRTVNEFDTVEEIADLVVFQNEAASVRLRDVADVRMGTKEREEITRVDREESVEISIYKEGDANSVTVARSLQDRIADWNGGKLPPGMEMTVLFDQSTFIENSIAEVRSAALIGGVLAIVVLLLFLRDLRSTLIIALSIPLSVVATFVLMYRMDISLNIMSLGGLTLGIGMLVDNSIVVLESIHRARGRGLDLARAAVAGTSEVGAAVVASTLTTVAVFLPIVFVEGVAGQLFRDQALTVTFSLLASLVVAITVIPMASAIGGRVRAAVGTKSELEGPLFTMGAVSRGYDGLLRGALRARVVTLLIGFGLFAASILAIGRMGTELIPQLTQGEFYVEVNMPEGTSLPATDDVVRTMESAAADDDRVGMAYTTVGSRVVSGGMSLQTRAENLAQLNVVMADRGNDRAEAAVIETLRETFRDIPELRVEIGRPSYFTMKTPIEVLIFGDDLDLLRDTSLELVRELETVDGLRDVRSSLEAGNPELQVVFDRDRLAALGLDLGALSQTLRDRVQGAVPTTFKQEDRQIDVRIRNAGVTESSREDVRRLVVPGPDGPIRLLAVADVDLDRGPAEIHRVQQQRAALISADIEARSLGDAIADVRTAVDETALPAGLTTEIAGQDEEMQTSFSSLRFAI